One genomic region from Bacillus aquiflavi encodes:
- a CDS encoding SWIM zinc finger family protein — translation MAYIDESYEDDLKYCANKWAELLKPDFEKDIKLIQKGLFLFRQEQVYELRLENNFIFASVQDVMPVKVKINLNDPEMSECSCPADYYCRHQLAVFFAAYNQFNSVTNWVEEWRKPLKLKIISTKVGLKKAKDLVKSVGVLKPDYDQWIETFSQSFKTIVQETKYKNPYTIIELFNIYLRQIKASAPPLQEVKNLYELISLVISFNKLSKFIEQAHFSEEQINLYFQPIFRNLIELAEAAIQKLNVQYLPFSFDIFIKKLCTDTEKLLVISPNTDTEASILQYHRTIFFSILWEELFSKKNWQDRELVRLNKQIEMTKYYPIQHSMYITGYIHLLFVAKKDKELFERLKYFDLPLPYILNWVVSLLKKQQWNRVTPYIEILVNRSGDYLNLLDQEDACKEFSDFVIEQMNIYCTACERIDLFEKTLLHLLPYSFEACEEFYYERKDFDRWIELMIYFRMNVSEISPQQLKTVEKHDPLILLSLYHQSTQSHIDMKNRENYKEAVQQLKKLKSLYSKIGKKEEWTSFLYILKKRTKRLRAFQEECEKEKLYYIEKGEGVNDKGK, via the coding sequence ATGGCATACATTGATGAATCGTATGAAGATGATTTAAAATACTGTGCAAACAAGTGGGCTGAGCTTCTAAAACCAGACTTTGAAAAGGATATAAAACTCATCCAAAAAGGGCTCTTTCTTTTTAGGCAAGAGCAAGTTTATGAACTAAGGCTGGAAAATAACTTCATTTTTGCCTCTGTTCAAGATGTAATGCCAGTCAAAGTAAAAATTAACTTGAATGATCCAGAAATGAGTGAGTGTTCTTGCCCTGCAGACTATTATTGTAGGCACCAGCTCGCTGTGTTTTTTGCAGCCTATAATCAATTTAACAGTGTAACAAATTGGGTCGAGGAATGGCGAAAACCATTAAAGCTTAAGATCATTTCCACGAAAGTTGGACTAAAAAAAGCTAAAGATTTAGTAAAATCGGTGGGTGTATTAAAACCAGACTATGATCAATGGATCGAAACATTTTCTCAAAGCTTTAAAACCATTGTCCAAGAAACTAAATATAAAAATCCTTATACAATTATAGAATTATTTAATATTTACTTACGACAAATAAAGGCAAGTGCTCCTCCTCTGCAAGAAGTGAAAAATCTTTATGAACTAATTAGTTTAGTTATATCCTTTAACAAACTGAGTAAATTTATTGAGCAAGCTCATTTTTCTGAAGAGCAGATCAACCTGTATTTCCAGCCGATCTTTCGCAATCTAATTGAATTAGCAGAGGCAGCCATTCAAAAACTAAACGTTCAATATCTTCCATTTTCTTTTGATATTTTTATTAAAAAGCTATGTACTGATACAGAAAAATTGTTAGTCATAAGTCCGAATACTGATACTGAAGCATCAATCCTTCAGTATCACCGAACGATATTTTTCTCAATTCTATGGGAGGAATTGTTTTCAAAAAAAAACTGGCAAGATCGTGAGCTTGTCCGTTTAAATAAACAGATTGAAATGACTAAATATTATCCAATTCAACATTCTATGTATATTACAGGCTATATTCACTTATTATTTGTAGCAAAAAAAGATAAAGAACTATTTGAACGTCTCAAATACTTTGATTTACCCCTTCCCTATATCTTAAATTGGGTTGTCAGTCTTTTAAAAAAACAGCAATGGAATCGAGTGACCCCTTACATAGAAATATTAGTTAATAGAAGTGGGGACTATTTAAACCTTCTTGATCAGGAAGATGCCTGTAAAGAATTCTCCGATTTTGTAATTGAACAAATGAACATTTATTGCACCGCTTGCGAACGGATTGATTTATTTGAAAAAACCCTTCTTCACCTACTTCCATACAGCTTTGAAGCATGTGAAGAATTTTATTATGAACGAAAAGATTTCGATAGATGGATTGAATTGATGATTTATTTCAGAATGAATGTAAGTGAGATTTCTCCTCAACAGTTAAAAACGGTTGAAAAACATGATCCATTAATACTATTATCTCTATACCACCAGTCGACACAATCACATATCGATATGAAAAATAGGGAAAATTATAAAGAAGCAGTTCAACAGCTTAAAAAATTAAAAAGTTTATATAGCAAAATAGGGAAAAAAGAAGAGTGGACATCATTTTTATATATATTAAAGAAAAGAACAAAACGCCTTCGTGCCTTTCAAGAGGAATGCGAAAAAGAAAAGCTTTACTACATTGAAAAGGGGGAAGGAGTGAATGATAAAGGGAAATAA
- a CDS encoding DEAD/DEAH box helicase: MIKGNKFKIVLCNLDESFYFVTLINEHNQIIDPHIWKNWLFSKHHETYYGTMIDVKHFKKMIGVKIDGWQLISLLAQEQFNPFVNWDWCELSQLCLAVAPVIYEAIINKYWLPDFSDLENSKFRWSLPESVKQEFDPSFWTETITYDLILEIDKQPILIKTFVKQLFNDALNSYIRKDNNLTSNLSQKLLILKKSKVPFHDLAAFFDKDSWLEWAGLKEDKLPFSIGLRLEEPEEDGGDWYLEPFLRGKENEGELFELNSNKSLPNNWRPFLKLVDQKFEQIAQLVPFLKNDGRLTNRLTENEAWIFLTTMSELLLTLGIEILLPSWWQAIKDSQLKAKIRIKGSGSSHSPSYVGMQALLNFDWRFSMNGVDLSEEEFQQLVEEKRKLVFIKGRWMSLDPKMVYHIQDLLKRAKKEGLHVRDLLQQELIYSDEKDRIEHESDHSFKHIQFELSQQWKVMIKHLTELNNIPDFPVPSGFNGKLRPYQKQGMNWLLFLRQHGFGACLADDMGLGKTIQLISYLLSLKEQGHTNPALIVCPTSVLGNWQKEMERFAPTLNIYLHYGKKRLKERTFIEKVDHYDVVLTSYSLVSIDLELLKRIHWNTVAIDEAQNIKNSETKQSRAVRSLSSQHQIALTGTPMENRLSELWSIFDFINRGYLGSLRHFQKEFVFPIEKDNDTNKIQRLQALIKPFLLRRTKKDEDISLNLPNKQEQKEYCPLTSEQASLYEQLVADTFGKLEQLSAFERKGLVLQMINKLKQLCNHPSLYLKEKLPQSIVKRSIKLQKLVELVGAVLEQKESCLIFTQYIKMGELIQTALKETYHLDVPFLNGAVLKSQRDEMIRQFQSNKFPILLLSLKAGGTGLNLTVANHVFHFDRWWNPAVENQATDRAYRIGQKRFVHVHKFISTGTLEEKIDEMIERKQALNNEIIQSDNWITELSTTELKKLVFLS; encoded by the coding sequence ATGATAAAGGGAAATAAATTTAAAATAGTGCTCTGTAACTTAGATGAATCCTTTTACTTTGTGACACTGATAAATGAACATAATCAAATCATCGATCCACATATTTGGAAGAACTGGTTATTTAGCAAGCATCATGAAACATATTATGGAACAATGATTGATGTGAAACATTTCAAAAAAATGATCGGTGTAAAAATAGATGGTTGGCAGCTTATTAGTTTATTAGCGCAAGAACAATTTAATCCGTTCGTTAACTGGGACTGGTGCGAACTCTCACAGCTTTGTTTGGCAGTTGCTCCAGTCATTTATGAAGCAATAATCAATAAATATTGGCTCCCTGATTTTTCCGATTTGGAAAATAGTAAGTTTCGTTGGTCTCTTCCAGAAAGTGTGAAACAAGAATTTGATCCTTCTTTTTGGACTGAGACGATTACTTACGACTTAATATTAGAAATAGATAAACAGCCAATACTAATAAAAACTTTTGTTAAACAACTATTTAATGATGCTTTAAATTCATATATAAGAAAAGACAATAACTTAACATCTAACCTTAGCCAAAAATTGTTGATACTTAAAAAAAGTAAAGTTCCCTTTCACGACTTAGCTGCTTTTTTTGATAAAGATAGCTGGCTTGAATGGGCAGGCTTAAAAGAAGATAAACTGCCGTTTTCCATCGGTCTTCGCCTTGAAGAACCAGAAGAGGATGGCGGCGATTGGTATCTTGAACCATTTTTAAGAGGAAAGGAAAATGAAGGTGAGCTTTTTGAATTAAATAGTAATAAGTCCCTACCTAACAACTGGCGTCCATTTTTAAAGTTAGTCGATCAGAAATTTGAGCAAATTGCTCAGCTTGTCCCATTTTTAAAAAATGATGGTCGCCTTACAAACCGTCTTACAGAAAATGAAGCGTGGATTTTTTTAACAACTATGAGTGAGTTATTGCTTACTCTTGGAATTGAAATACTTTTACCTTCATGGTGGCAGGCCATTAAGGATTCTCAACTAAAAGCAAAGATTCGTATTAAAGGGAGTGGCTCAAGCCACAGTCCATCTTACGTAGGTATGCAAGCACTGTTAAATTTCGACTGGCGTTTTTCTATGAACGGGGTTGACTTATCAGAAGAAGAATTTCAACAGCTTGTAGAAGAAAAACGAAAGCTTGTCTTTATTAAAGGCCGCTGGATGAGCCTTGATCCTAAAATGGTGTATCATATTCAAGATTTATTGAAAAGGGCAAAAAAAGAAGGGCTTCACGTTCGTGATCTTCTACAACAAGAGCTCATTTATTCAGACGAAAAAGATAGAATTGAACATGAAAGTGATCATTCTTTTAAACATATACAATTTGAGTTAAGCCAACAATGGAAAGTAATGATTAAGCACCTTACAGAGCTTAACAACATTCCGGATTTCCCTGTTCCATCAGGTTTTAATGGAAAGCTGCGTCCTTATCAAAAGCAAGGCATGAATTGGTTGTTATTTTTAAGGCAGCATGGCTTTGGAGCATGTTTAGCAGATGATATGGGACTTGGAAAAACAATTCAACTGATCTCTTATTTATTGTCTTTAAAAGAGCAAGGTCACACTAATCCAGCACTTATCGTTTGCCCCACATCTGTACTTGGCAATTGGCAAAAAGAAATGGAACGATTTGCACCAACCTTAAATATTTATTTGCATTATGGAAAAAAAAGACTAAAAGAACGAACTTTTATAGAAAAAGTAGATCATTATGATGTTGTACTTACATCTTATTCTTTAGTCTCTATTGATTTAGAGTTGCTTAAGCGAATACATTGGAATACAGTCGCAATCGATGAGGCACAAAATATTAAAAATTCGGAAACGAAACAATCTAGAGCTGTTAGAAGTTTATCGAGCCAGCATCAAATTGCTTTAACTGGAACACCAATGGAGAATCGTCTCTCAGAACTATGGTCTATATTTGATTTTATTAATCGTGGCTATTTAGGCAGTCTCAGGCATTTTCAAAAAGAATTTGTCTTTCCGATTGAAAAAGATAATGATACGAATAAAATTCAGCGTCTTCAAGCACTTATTAAGCCTTTTTTACTTCGAAGAACTAAAAAGGACGAAGATATTTCCTTAAATCTTCCTAATAAACAAGAACAAAAGGAATATTGTCCATTAACAAGTGAACAAGCATCTTTGTATGAGCAGCTTGTTGCCGATACGTTTGGAAAGCTAGAACAGTTATCTGCATTTGAACGAAAAGGATTAGTTTTACAAATGATTAATAAGTTAAAGCAGTTGTGTAATCATCCTTCGCTCTACTTAAAAGAGAAACTGCCCCAATCAATCGTTAAACGTTCAATAAAACTACAAAAGTTAGTTGAGCTTGTTGGGGCAGTTTTAGAGCAAAAAGAAAGCTGCCTTATTTTTACTCAATACATTAAAATGGGAGAGCTAATTCAAACAGCATTGAAAGAGACATATCATCTTGATGTACCTTTTTTAAATGGAGCTGTGTTGAAATCTCAGCGTGATGAAATGATTAGACAATTTCAAAGCAACAAATTTCCTATTCTTCTTTTATCATTAAAAGCAGGGGGAACTGGATTAAACTTAACGGTTGCCAACCATGTTTTCCATTTCGACCGTTGGTGGAATCCAGCAGTTGAAAATCAGGCTACAGATCGTGCCTATCGAATTGGACAAAAACGCTTTGTCCATGTCCATAAGTTTATTAGTACTGGGACATTAGAAGAGAAAATTGATGAAATGATTGAGAGAAAGCAAGCTTTGAACAATGAAATCATTCAAAGCGACAACTGGATTACCGAACTGTCAACAACTGAACTAAAAAAATTAGTTTTTCTTTCATAG
- the ssb gene encoding single-stranded DNA-binding protein — translation MINQVTIVGRLTRDPELKFTAEGIPVTNVTVALDRHYRNQYGEIDTDFVLCTLWKRIAENTAQYCRKGSIVGITGRIQTRNYENDEGIKVYVTEVVAESVKFMGRKKTEEEMNKEKQEVHTIG, via the coding sequence ATGATTAATCAAGTTACGATTGTTGGGAGGCTGACTCGCGATCCTGAATTGAAGTTCACCGCAGAAGGAATTCCTGTAACAAATGTGACGGTTGCGTTGGATCGTCATTATCGGAATCAGTATGGAGAGATTGATACAGATTTCGTACTGTGTACATTATGGAAACGGATTGCTGAGAATACAGCGCAATACTGCCGAAAAGGTTCCATTGTTGGGATAACCGGCAGAATCCAAACTAGAAATTATGAAAATGATGAGGGCATTAAAGTTTATGTAACTGAAGTCGTTGCCGAATCAGTAAAATTTATGGGAAGGAAAAAGACTGAAGAAGAAATGAATAAAGAAAAACAGGAGGTGCACACAATTGGTTAA
- a CDS encoding YwpF-like family protein, whose translation MKTFKLVSLQIVEDTALKDIELTDGLIINKEDERSTWLIEAFISKDYFDYFNQPYQNNDDLIVQAVITDPENDPAPFKVKIRSIKEINHHISVLFGGVLKKSRNEYAELVLSELLEKGLDGDDLLKAFQQKMRMKPSIAAFKNSN comes from the coding sequence ATGAAAACGTTTAAGTTAGTTTCGTTACAAATTGTAGAAGATACAGCACTGAAAGATATCGAATTAACAGACGGACTTATTATTAATAAAGAAGATGAACGTAGCACTTGGTTAATTGAAGCGTTTATAAGTAAAGATTACTTTGATTATTTTAACCAGCCTTATCAAAACAATGATGATTTGATAGTTCAAGCAGTTATTACAGATCCAGAAAATGATCCTGCACCTTTTAAAGTAAAAATACGTTCAATAAAAGAGATAAATCACCATATTAGTGTGCTTTTTGGTGGAGTATTAAAAAAATCGCGAAATGAGTATGCTGAATTAGTGCTAAGTGAGTTATTAGAGAAAGGATTAGATGGAGACGATTTATTAAAAGCATTTCAGCAAAAAATGCGTATGAAACCAAGTATTGCAGCTTTTAAAAATTCAAATTAA
- the fabZ gene encoding 3-hydroxyacyl-ACP dehydratase FabZ — MLDIMQIKDIIPHRYPFLLIDKVLEIDEGKRAVGIKNVSANEPFFNGHFPDYPVMPWVLIVEALAQVGAVAMLKKEENKGRLAFFTGIDNCRFKKQVKPGDQLRLEVEMTRVRGAIGKGKGIATVNDEIVCETEIMFALGEKKE; from the coding sequence ATGCTTGATATCATGCAAATTAAAGATATAATTCCGCATCGTTATCCTTTTTTATTAATTGATAAAGTGTTAGAGATCGATGAAGGTAAAAGAGCTGTTGGTATTAAAAATGTCTCAGCAAACGAGCCATTTTTTAATGGTCATTTCCCTGATTATCCAGTTATGCCTTGGGTATTAATTGTAGAAGCATTAGCACAAGTCGGTGCAGTTGCAATGTTAAAGAAAGAGGAAAATAAAGGTCGACTTGCTTTTTTTACTGGGATTGACAATTGCCGCTTTAAAAAGCAAGTAAAACCCGGTGATCAACTTCGTCTTGAAGTAGAAATGACTCGAGTTCGTGGGGCAATTGGAAAAGGAAAAGGAATTGCTACTGTTAATGATGAAATCGTTTGTGAAACGGAAATCATGTTTGCGCTTGGTGAGAAGAAAGAATGA
- a CDS encoding DNA-directed RNA polymerase subunit beta has translation MSIKSNNQEKMLTRQERLKKRQEKDINFKEKNSEQLSSNDQEGAQTDKKLVRIRLVPIWLRLVIFAFLIAISGLLGAVVGYGVIGDGKPLEVFQIKTWTHIVDLIKSE, from the coding sequence ATGTCAATTAAGTCAAACAATCAAGAAAAGATGTTAACAAGACAAGAAAGGCTTAAAAAGAGGCAGGAAAAAGATATTAATTTCAAGGAGAAAAATAGTGAACAGCTTAGCAGCAATGACCAGGAAGGAGCTCAGACGGACAAAAAACTAGTCAGGATTCGTTTAGTTCCAATTTGGCTACGTCTAGTTATCTTTGCCTTCTTAATTGCGATAAGCGGGTTGCTTGGTGCTGTAGTAGGTTATGGGGTAATAGGAGATGGAAAGCCGCTGGAGGTTTTTCAAATAAAGACATGGACACATATTGTAGATTTAATAAAAAGTGAATAA
- the mreB gene encoding rod shape-determining protein, which yields MFARDIGIDLGTANVLIHVKGKGIVLNEPAVVAIDRNSSRVLAVGEEARKMVGRTPGNIVAIRPLRDGVIADFDVTEAMLKYFINQLSVKGFFSKPRILICCPTNITSVEQKAIKEAAEKSGGKKVYLEEEPKVAAIGAGMDIFMPSGNIVVDIGGGTTDIAVLSMGDIVTSSSIKMAGDKFDSEILNYIKREYKLLIGERTAEDIKINIGTVFPGSRSEEMDIRGRDMVTGLPRTITVRSAEIEAALRESVTVIVHAAKGVLERTPPELSADIIDRGVILTGGGALLHGIDQLLAEELKVPVLIAENPMDCVAVGTGIMLENIDKIPDRKLG from the coding sequence ATGTTTGCTAGGGATATTGGGATTGACCTTGGAACTGCTAACGTATTAATCCATGTAAAAGGGAAAGGAATTGTCTTGAATGAACCGGCAGTTGTCGCGATAGATAGAAATTCAAGCAGAGTTCTAGCAGTAGGGGAAGAGGCAAGGAAAATGGTAGGTCGTACTCCAGGAAATATTGTTGCTATTCGCCCCTTACGAGATGGTGTTATTGCCGATTTTGATGTTACAGAGGCAATGCTAAAATATTTTATTAATCAATTAAGTGTTAAGGGCTTTTTTTCAAAACCGCGTATTTTAATTTGTTGTCCAACAAATATCACAAGTGTTGAACAAAAGGCAATTAAAGAAGCAGCGGAAAAAAGCGGTGGAAAGAAGGTTTATTTAGAAGAGGAGCCTAAAGTAGCTGCTATCGGTGCAGGGATGGATATTTTTATGCCAAGCGGAAATATAGTGGTTGATATTGGAGGAGGAACGACAGATATTGCTGTATTGTCAATGGGTGATATTGTTACTTCTTCTTCAATTAAGATGGCCGGTGACAAATTTGATTCAGAAATTTTAAATTACATTAAAAGGGAATATAAACTGTTAATTGGTGAACGAACAGCAGAAGATATAAAAATAAATATTGGAACTGTATTTCCTGGTTCTAGAAGTGAAGAAATGGATATTCGGGGACGCGATATGGTCACAGGTTTGCCTAGAACAATAACAGTTCGATCTGCGGAAATAGAAGCCGCTCTTCGTGAGTCTGTAACAGTCATTGTCCATGCAGCAAAAGGGGTACTTGAAAGAACACCTCCTGAGCTTTCAGCTGATATTATTGATCGAGGCGTAATATTAACCGGGGGCGGCGCTTTACTTCACGGAATCGATCAGCTTCTTGCTGAAGAACTTAAAGTACCTGTTTTAATAGCCGAAAACCCAATGGACTGTGTTGCAGTTGGGACAGGTATTATGCTTGAAAATATTGATAAAATTCCAGATAGAAAATTAGGTTAA
- the spoIIID gene encoding sporulation transcriptional regulator SpoIIID, whose amino-acid sequence MHDYIKERTIKIGKYIVETRKTVRVIAKEFGVSKSTVHKDLTERLPEINPELANEVKEILDYHKSIRHLRGGEATKMKYKKEEKKGETVK is encoded by the coding sequence GTGCACGATTACATCAAAGAGAGGACTATCAAGATTGGAAAGTATATCGTGGAGACGAGAAAAACGGTTCGCGTAATCGCGAAGGAGTTTGGCGTATCCAAAAGTACAGTTCACAAAGATCTAACAGAGAGGCTTCCTGAAATTAATCCGGAACTTGCAAATGAGGTAAAGGAGATTTTGGATTATCATAAATCAATACGTCATTTACGCGGGGGCGAGGCAACAAAAATGAAATATAAAAAGGAGGAAAAGAAAGGCGAAACAGTCAAATGA
- a CDS encoding LysM peptidoglycan-binding domain-containing protein, whose amino-acid sequence MIQEQIKKTRSQRIAEEKRQAAKARNVKVAGLTLAAAISTSVLTGGVKTVKASESGVYIVQAGDTLDTISKKFKTTVELLKSENGITSNQLYIGQKLEVPTEYHSDNEEQYFNDHLESYKVLKGDNLYRIALKFNISVEQLKKINGLTSDQLKVGQVLTIPDNTSKDQTPKDQTPKKEHNQAKKGTHTVAPGDNLYRIALKYNVTVEQLKKQNGLTSDRLCVGQVLTITSETSKEQTPKKDHNQAKKGAHTVAPGDNLYRIALKYNVTVEQLKKQNGLTSDRLSVGQVLTIPNETSKEQTPKKEAHTVAPGDNLYRIALKYNITVEQLKKQNGLTSDRLSVGQVLTIPNKTIKEQTPKNDHNQSQKGTAHIVTFGDNLYRIALKYNVTVDQLKKQNGLTSDRINVGQVLTIPNKTTQTPKKDNNQSKIGAVYTVAPGDTLWGIAKRFNVSVADIKKANGLKNDFILIGQKLIIRDDIKTTTGKVIGAADKFTVEFNTKDQILTLKVPFGTAHKFEALTGRNVILTYKNDGLIYLQF is encoded by the coding sequence TTGATCCAAGAACAGATTAAAAAAACACGTAGCCAGAGAATAGCCGAAGAAAAAAGACAGGCTGCGAAGGCAAGAAATGTTAAAGTTGCCGGATTAACGCTTGCAGCTGCAATTTCAACCTCAGTATTAACAGGTGGAGTTAAAACTGTAAAAGCATCAGAAAGTGGAGTTTATATTGTTCAAGCAGGAGACACCCTTGACACAATTTCAAAAAAATTCAAAACAACTGTAGAATTACTTAAATCAGAAAATGGTATTACATCAAATCAACTTTACATAGGACAAAAGTTGGAAGTACCAACAGAATACCATAGTGATAATGAAGAACAATACTTTAATGATCATCTTGAAAGCTATAAAGTTTTAAAAGGGGATAATTTATATAGAATTGCACTGAAGTTTAATATTTCCGTAGAACAATTAAAAAAAATAAACGGACTTACTTCTGACCAGCTTAAAGTCGGACAGGTGTTAACGATTCCGGACAATACTTCTAAAGATCAAACACCTAAAGATCAAACGCCTAAAAAGGAGCATAACCAAGCAAAAAAAGGGACTCATACTGTTGCTCCTGGAGATAACTTATATAGAATCGCGCTAAAATATAATGTTACTGTTGAACAACTGAAAAAACAAAATGGACTTACTTCTGACCGACTTTGTGTTGGACAGGTTCTGACTATTACAAGCGAAACAAGTAAAGAACAAACACCTAAAAAAGATCATAACCAAGCAAAAAAAGGAGCCCATACTGTTGCTCCTGGAGATAACTTATATAGAATCGCGCTGAAATATAATGTTACTGTTGAACAACTGAAAAAACAAAATGGACTTACTTCTGATCGACTTAGTGTTGGACAAGTTCTAACGATTCCAAACGAAACAAGTAAAGAACAAACACCAAAAAAAGAAGCCCATACTGTTGCTCCTGGAGATAACCTATATAGAATCGCACTGAAATATAATATTACTGTTGAACAACTGAAAAAACAAAATGGACTTACTTCTGACCGACTTAGTGTTGGACAAGTTCTAACAATCCCAAACAAAACAATCAAAGAACAAACACCTAAAAATGATCATAACCAGTCACAAAAAGGAACCGCTCATATTGTTACTTTTGGGGATAATTTATATAGAATTGCACTAAAGTATAATGTTACTGTAGACCAATTGAAAAAACAAAATGGGCTCACTTCAGATCGAATCAATGTTGGACAAGTTCTAACGATTCCAAACAAAACAACCCAAACACCTAAAAAAGATAACAACCAATCGAAAATAGGAGCTGTTTATACTGTTGCTCCTGGAGACACTCTTTGGGGGATTGCAAAGCGTTTTAATGTTTCAGTTGCGGATATTAAAAAAGCAAATGGATTAAAAAATGACTTTATTTTAATTGGCCAAAAACTAATCATAAGAGACGACATAAAAACTACCACTGGTAAAGTTATTGGTGCGGCTGATAAATTCACAGTAGAATTTAATACGAAAGATCAAATTTTAACTTTAAAGGTTCCTTTTGGCACAGCCCATAAATTTGAAGCTTTAACAGGAAGAAACGTCATACTAACATATAAAAATGATGGTTTAATTTATTTACAATTTTAA
- the ggt gene encoding gamma-glutamyltransferase — MPYLTYPYPSQRMTTISRNGMVATSQPLAAQAGLTILKKGGNAIDAAIATAACLTVVEPTSNGIGGDAFALVWTNNHLYGLNGSGPAPKDISIQRVQQMGHRKMPTHGWIPITVPGAPSAWVELNNRFGILPLKDVLKPAIDYARNGYPISPVLGDNWRQAFEYYKEHLTGVEFQEWFKIFAPKNRPPYIGEMWNSDNHAETLTEIAETNGKSFYKGRLAKKIAAASKEYGGFLCLEDLNRYKAEWVEPISVKYRGYEIWEIPPNGQGLVALMTLNILNQCKITPREDANTIHYQLEAMKQAFTDGKAYITDPAIMKAKVADLLSEKYGQDCYDNIQPTAQIPKQTTLPKGGTVYLATADGDGNMVSFIQSNYKGFGSGIVIPGTGIAMQNRGSDFSLDPGHENALAPGKRTYHTIIPGFITKDNHAVGPFGVMGAYMQPQGHVQVVMNLIDFKLNPQAALDAPRWQWLGDKKIAVEYTFPNSLIKQLAAKGHEMQILYDSGSFGRGQVIIRDSNTGVLMGGTEARADGAIACW; from the coding sequence ATGCCATATCTTACATATCCTTATCCGTCACAACGTATGACTACTATTTCTCGTAATGGGATGGTTGCTACCTCGCAGCCACTTGCAGCTCAGGCAGGTTTAACGATCTTAAAAAAAGGAGGTAATGCGATTGATGCTGCGATTGCAACTGCTGCATGCTTAACAGTTGTCGAACCAACCTCAAATGGAATTGGTGGTGATGCTTTTGCTCTTGTATGGACAAATAATCATCTATATGGTTTAAATGGCAGCGGGCCAGCTCCTAAAGATATATCAATACAAAGAGTACAACAAATGGGGCATAGAAAAATGCCAACGCACGGTTGGATTCCGATTACAGTTCCCGGTGCGCCCTCAGCTTGGGTTGAACTAAATAACCGTTTTGGTATATTACCATTGAAGGATGTATTAAAACCGGCAATAGATTATGCGAGAAATGGATATCCAATATCCCCTGTTCTAGGAGATAATTGGAGACAAGCATTTGAATATTATAAAGAGCATTTAACGGGCGTTGAATTTCAAGAGTGGTTCAAAATATTTGCACCAAAAAACCGTCCTCCATATATCGGTGAAATGTGGAATTCGGACAACCATGCTGAAACATTAACTGAAATTGCAGAAACAAACGGAAAAAGTTTTTATAAAGGGAGATTAGCTAAAAAAATTGCTGCTGCTTCAAAAGAATATGGCGGTTTTTTATGTCTAGAAGATTTAAATCGCTATAAAGCAGAATGGGTTGAGCCAATCTCTGTAAAGTACAGGGGATATGAAATATGGGAGATACCGCCGAATGGACAAGGGCTCGTTGCTCTTATGACTTTAAATATATTAAATCAATGTAAAATAACCCCTAGGGAAGACGCAAATACTATTCATTATCAGCTTGAGGCAATGAAACAGGCTTTTACAGATGGAAAAGCCTATATTACTGATCCTGCTATTATGAAAGCGAAAGTAGCTGATTTGTTATCGGAAAAATATGGACAAGATTGTTACGATAATATTCAACCAACTGCCCAAATTCCTAAGCAGACAACATTGCCAAAAGGCGGGACAGTTTATTTAGCAACGGCAGATGGGGATGGAAACATGGTATCTTTCATTCAAAGCAATTATAAAGGTTTCGGTTCAGGAATAGTTATTCCAGGTACAGGAATTGCAATGCAAAATAGAGGCAGTGACTTTTCCTTAGATCCTGGCCATGAAAATGCCCTTGCTCCTGGGAAAAGAACATATCATACGATCATTCCTGGTTTTATTACGAAAGATAATCATGCAGTTGGTCCATTTGGGGTAATGGGAGCATATATGCAGCCTCAAGGACATGTTCAAGTTGTAATGAATTTAATAGATTTTAAGTTAAATCCACAAGCAGCACTAGATGCTCCAAGATGGCAATGGCTAGGTGACAAAAAGATTGCTGTTGAATATACTTTTCCAAATAGTCTCATAAAGCAGTTAGCCGCAAAAGGTCATGAAATGCAAATATTATATGATTCAGGAAGCTTCGGCAGGGGACAAGTGATTATAAGGGATTCAAATACAGGTGTTTTAATGGGAGGAACCGAAGCACGCGCTGACGGTGCAATTGCATGTTGGTAG